In Romboutsia lituseburensis, a genomic segment contains:
- a CDS encoding ABC transporter substrate-binding protein has protein sequence MKLKKSIALMLGTVLVLGLVGCASRKVDNSSDKTSSGESKSSHYPVTIQTYNYKKEPIEVTFDKAPENVVAVYQNSIETMLALGLEDKIKLAAGLDHEVKDEYKEAFSKVNYSDKFTPDKETVIMEKPDLIFSWWSIFDEKRLGEVNYWQDKGINTYMSVNSGATEEKTVDNEITDILNVGKIFDVEDKAKAITDEIKNGIDDVVKKVKGQEKQTTLIVEYMDGKIYTYGAKTLGGDMVSKLGAELLNPEGGDIGEEDLIKLNPDSIFVVYMDRNDKNVAQGEVDKILNNKALANLKAVKDKRINPIALGDMYCSGVRTIDGINTFAQGLYPELKK, from the coding sequence ATGAAATTAAAAAAGAGCATAGCATTAATGTTAGGAACTGTGTTAGTTTTAGGTCTTGTTGGTTGCGCTTCAAGGAAAGTAGATAATTCAAGTGATAAGACTTCTTCAGGAGAAAGTAAATCATCTCATTATCCCGTAACTATTCAAACGTATAATTATAAGAAAGAACCTATAGAGGTAACATTTGATAAAGCACCAGAAAATGTTGTAGCAGTATATCAAAACTCTATAGAAACAATGTTAGCATTAGGTCTAGAGGATAAAATAAAGTTAGCAGCAGGTTTAGATCATGAAGTTAAAGACGAATATAAAGAAGCTTTTAGTAAAGTGAACTATTCAGATAAGTTTACACCTGATAAAGAAACTGTAATAATGGAAAAACCTGATCTTATATTCTCTTGGTGGTCTATATTTGATGAGAAAAGATTAGGTGAAGTAAATTACTGGCAAGACAAAGGAATAAATACATATATGTCAGTAAACAGTGGTGCTACAGAAGAAAAAACAGTAGATAATGAGATAACAGATATATTAAATGTAGGGAAAATATTTGATGTTGAAGATAAAGCTAAAGCTATAACAGATGAAATAAAAAATGGTATAGATGATGTTGTAAAAAAAGTAAAAGGTCAAGAAAAACAAACAACACTAATTGTTGAATACATGGATGGAAAGATCTATACTTATGGAGCTAAAACTTTAGGTGGAGATATGGTATCTAAATTAGGTGCAGAATTATTAAATCCAGAAGGTGGAGATATAGGTGAAGAGGATTTAATAAAATTAAATCCAGATTCTATATTTGTAGTATATATGGATAGAAATGATAAAAATGTAGCTCAAGGTGAAGTTGATAAAATTTTAAATAACAAAGCACTAGCAAATCTAAAAGCTGTAAAAGATAAAAGAATAAATCCTATAGCGTTAGGAGATATGTATTGTAGTGGTGTAAGAACTATTGATGGTATAAATACATTTGCTCAAGGGCTATATCCAGAATTAAAAAAATAA
- a CDS encoding sensor histidine kinase — MNHSLFKKIFRTIGIASIVAVSVMILFCSITLKQYFLKIKLEEIQQKVEDTIYQYDIVASKLSDRLQNILGNDVIIKGYDNSKQSICKIYPKREDGIIIDDIKIKQGLEPYINTVLGGNSIKGVTKVYGLKGDSIIVGEPIKQDGKIVGAIFVIKLTKDFADLFVGFYIVLMISVVLVLTSTIIPIYLSSKKWFKPLDDMTKATMSMAKGDYSVRIKESQDDEIGDLARAFNELTLRLEQNDKEARLLDQMRKDYVANISHELKTPVTSIRAVAEMLNDDAFSDKLDRKKYYSMILRESMRLEVLIKDMLELSNLQAGNVSVKKDKVDLNDILEEIYEKFEVIANDLDINLNVKKIEGDKSVVFTNYNRIIQVLVILLDNAFKFTGEEGTVSLETIIEKEFLNVVVSDTGIGIDEEDRPFVFDRFYKVDKSRQSMGTGIGLSIAAEIIRHLDEEIYVESNVGVGSRFIFTIHYE; from the coding sequence ATGAATCATTCACTATTTAAAAAAATATTTAGAACGATAGGCATTGCTAGTATAGTTGCTGTTTCAGTTATGATATTATTTTGTAGTATAACTTTGAAACAATACTTTTTAAAAATTAAATTAGAAGAAATCCAGCAGAAAGTAGAAGATACAATATATCAATATGATATTGTGGCTAGTAAATTGTCTGATAGACTTCAAAATATATTAGGAAATGATGTTATTATAAAAGGATATGATAATTCTAAACAATCAATATGTAAAATATATCCTAAAAGAGAAGATGGAATTATAATTGATGATATAAAAATAAAACAAGGATTAGAACCATACATAAATACAGTTTTGGGAGGAAATTCAATAAAAGGTGTAACTAAAGTTTATGGATTAAAGGGAGACTCCATAATTGTAGGAGAGCCTATAAAGCAAGACGGCAAAATTGTTGGTGCCATATTTGTTATAAAGCTTACAAAAGATTTTGCAGATTTATTTGTAGGATTTTATATTGTATTAATGATAAGTGTAGTTTTAGTTTTAACATCTACTATTATACCTATATACTTATCAAGTAAAAAATGGTTTAAACCCTTAGATGATATGACTAAGGCTACAATGTCTATGGCAAAAGGGGATTATTCTGTAAGGATAAAAGAAAGTCAAGATGATGAGATAGGTGATTTAGCTAGAGCTTTTAATGAACTAACATTAAGGTTAGAACAAAATGATAAGGAAGCTAGATTATTAGATCAAATGAGAAAAGATTATGTAGCTAACATTTCACATGAATTAAAGACTCCAGTAACATCTATAAGAGCAGTAGCAGAAATGTTAAATGATGATGCATTTTCAGATAAATTAGATAGGAAAAAATATTATAGTATGATATTAAGAGAATCGATGAGATTAGAAGTATTAATAAAGGACATGCTAGAGTTATCTAATCTTCAAGCAGGTAATGTATCAGTAAAGAAAGATAAAGTAGATTTAAATGATATTTTAGAAGAAATATATGAAAAGTTTGAAGTGATTGCAAATGACTTAGATATAAATTTAAATGTCAAAAAAATTGAAGGTGATAAATCTGTTGTATTTACTAATTATAATAGAATAATACAAGTTTTGGTGATACTACTAGATAATGCATTTAAATTTACAGGAGAAGAAGGAACTGTGAGTTTAGAAACTATTATAGAAAAAGAGTTTCTAAATGTTGTTGTATCTGATACCGGAATTGGAATAGATGAAGAGGATAGACCTTTTGTATTTGATAGATTTTATAAAGTTGATAAATCTAGGCAATCTATGGGTACGGGAATTGGATTATCTATAGCTGCAGAAATAATAAGGCACTTAGATGAAGAAATCTATGTTGAATCAAATGTAGGAGTAGGATCTAGATTTATATTTACTATACATTATGAATAG
- a CDS encoding response regulator transcription factor encodes MKKTLILICDDQESIHETVGEYLKLEGMDYVSAYDGIDGLKKFEEYNPDFILLDLMMPKMFGTEVCKEIRKVSNVPIIMLTAKGETIDRITGLEMGADDYITKPFSPREVVIRIKTVLRRVTSANSYKKSDLIKHKNLEINLESHEVYINKHPVSITPKEIKIFYMLASNPGKTLTRDFILSEVWGYDYFGDTRVVDTQIKRLRKKISSYDSDWEIKSIYGVGYRFEVS; translated from the coding sequence TTGAAAAAGACTTTAATTTTAATATGTGATGATCAAGAATCAATACATGAAACAGTTGGGGAGTATTTAAAATTAGAAGGTATGGATTATGTATCAGCATACGATGGAATCGATGGGTTAAAAAAATTTGAAGAATATAATCCTGATTTTATATTATTAGATTTAATGATGCCAAAGATGTTTGGAACTGAAGTATGTAAAGAAATTAGAAAAGTAAGTAATGTTCCAATTATTATGTTGACAGCAAAAGGTGAGACTATAGACCGAATAACTGGACTTGAAATGGGGGCAGATGATTATATAACTAAACCATTTTCGCCAAGAGAGGTAGTAATAAGAATAAAAACCGTTTTAAGACGAGTAACTAGCGCAAATTCGTATAAAAAAAGTGATTTAATAAAACATAAAAACCTTGAAATAAATTTAGAAAGTCACGAAGTATATATAAATAAGCATCCAGTTAGTATTACACCTAAAGAAATTAAGATATTTTATATGCTAGCATCAAATCCAGGAAAGACATTGACAAGAGACTTTATATTGTCAGAAGTTTGGGGATATGATTATTTTGGGGATACTAGAGTAGTAGATACTCAAATTAAAAGATTAAGAAAAAAAATAAGTTCATATGACTCTGATTGGGAAATTAAATCTATATATGGTGTGGGATATAGATTTGAGGTGTCTTAA
- a CDS encoding energy-coupling factor ABC transporter substrate-binding protein encodes MSTNAKQANKNKDNKKANKNNFIMLLIAVALIVTPLVLKPGAEYGGADGQAEDAITEISPDYKPWFSSLYEPPSGEIESLLFATQAALGAGIIGYYLGSRKAK; translated from the coding sequence ATGAGTACAAATGCGAAACAGGCAAATAAAAATAAAGATAATAAAAAAGCTAATAAAAACAACTTTATAATGCTTTTAATAGCAGTTGCTCTTATAGTGACTCCTTTAGTATTAAAACCAGGAGCAGAATATGGTGGAGCTGATGGTCAAGCAGAGGATGCAATAACAGAAATATCTCCAGACTATAAGCCTTGGTTTAGTAGTTTATATGAGCCACCTAGTGGAGAAATAGAAAGTTTACTATTTGCTACTCAGGCAGCTTTAGGAGCTGGAATCATAGGATATTATTTAGGTAGTAGAAAAGCCAAGTAA
- a CDS encoding energy-coupling factor ABC transporter permease: MKNFRLGIMAAFMFILLNPVQSHAMHIMEGFLPPKWSIAWSLIFIPCFLIGLKNITKILKENPKKKVLLALCGAFVFVLSALKIPSLTGSCSHPTGIGLGAILFGPSVMVVLGTIVLLFQAILLAHGGLTTLGANGFSMAVVGALVTYGLYKLLKKFNVNTRFNVFISSALGCLATYTVTATQLALAFPDASGGVMASLVKFLGIFFLTQIPIAIGEGILTSIIYNMITQREEEGVDYDEYKCETGK; the protein is encoded by the coding sequence ATGAAAAATTTTAGATTAGGGATTATGGCAGCATTCATGTTTATACTACTTAATCCTGTTCAATCACACGCCATGCATATAATGGAAGGATTTTTACCTCCAAAGTGGTCTATTGCATGGAGTTTAATATTTATACCGTGTTTTTTAATAGGATTAAAAAATATCACAAAAATACTTAAAGAAAATCCTAAAAAGAAAGTATTATTAGCGCTATGTGGTGCATTTGTATTCGTATTATCAGCGCTAAAAATACCATCATTAACAGGAAGTTGCTCACATCCAACAGGGATAGGACTAGGAGCTATATTATTTGGACCAAGTGTAATGGTTGTTTTAGGAACAATAGTACTTTTATTCCAAGCTATACTTTTAGCACATGGTGGGTTAACAACTTTAGGAGCTAATGGATTCTCAATGGCAGTTGTAGGAGCCTTAGTTACATATGGACTATATAAATTACTTAAAAAGTTTAATGTAAATACTAGATTTAATGTATTTATATCTTCTGCATTAGGATGCTTAGCTACATATACAGTAACAGCAACTCAACTAGCATTAGCGTTTCCAGATGCATCTGGTGGAGTTATGGCATCTTTAGTTAAATTCTTAGGAATATTCTTCTTAACTCAAATACCTATAGCAATAGGTGAAGGTATATTAACAAGTATAATATATAACATGATCACACAAAGAGAAGAGGAAGGAGTAGACTACGATGAGTACAAATGCGAAACAGGCAAATAA
- a CDS encoding ABC transporter ATP-binding protein, whose translation MFKIQVKDLKFNIDKKEILKDISFDVPKGSFVGVIGPNGSGKSTLLKNIYRLYKPTNGSIFLDNKDLSTMKDKDCAKEIAVLAQESNTHFDFTVEQIVKMGRYPYKSVFEDYSKEDLNMVKDMLKKVGLDNYTDRSFSQLSGGEKQRTLIARALVQNTDFLVLDEPTNHLDIGYQIQLMDLVKSLNITTLSAIHDMNLASMYCDYLIVMKSGKIINAGKVEDVITSKMLKEVFGVNAYVGVNPINNKLQVSFMHTHEHINGVGHDHVHEDGFTGEHEHYHEHTQAAL comes from the coding sequence ATGTTTAAGATACAAGTTAAAGATTTAAAATTTAATATAGATAAAAAAGAAATTTTAAAAGATATTTCATTTGATGTTCCCAAAGGTTCATTTGTTGGGGTTATAGGACCTAATGGTTCAGGAAAATCAACATTGCTTAAAAATATATATAGACTTTATAAGCCAACCAATGGAAGTATATTTTTAGATAATAAAGACTTATCAACAATGAAGGATAAAGATTGCGCAAAAGAAATAGCTGTACTAGCTCAAGAAAGTAATACACATTTTGATTTTACAGTAGAGCAAATCGTTAAAATGGGAAGATATCCATATAAATCAGTTTTTGAAGATTACTCAAAAGAAGATTTAAATATGGTAAAAGATATGCTAAAAAAAGTAGGTTTAGATAACTATACAGATAGAAGTTTCTCTCAACTATCAGGAGGAGAAAAACAAAGAACTTTAATAGCAAGAGCATTAGTCCAAAATACTGATTTTTTAGTACTTGATGAACCTACAAATCATTTAGATATAGGATATCAAATTCAGTTAATGGATTTAGTTAAAAGTCTTAATATAACAACACTATCAGCAATACATGATATGAATTTAGCATCTATGTATTGTGATTATTTAATAGTTATGAAATCAGGAAAAATAATAAATGCAGGTAAAGTAGAGGATGTTATAACTTCTAAGATGCTAAAAGAAGTATTTGGGGTAAATGCATACGTAGGTGTAAATCCTATAAACAACAAGTTACAGGTATCATTTATGCATACTCACGAACATATCAATGGAGTCGGTCATGATCATGTACATGAAGATGGTTTTACAGGTGAACATGAACATTACCATGAGCATACACAAGCAGCACTATAA